Below is a window of Herminiimonas arsenicoxydans DNA.
GGGGCTGGTGACTTCTATCTGAGGATAAATGCGTATCGTTGTGGATGATGGGTGCGCGTACCGGAATGGACGCCACGCGGCTTACTTCCTGGCCGCGCGAGATGCCTTGTTGCACGGCCTTCAAGAGTTTTTGCAGCGAGATCGGTTTTTCCAGAAAGTTGAGCGCGCCTATGCGGGTTGCTTCGACTGCTGTGTCGATCGTCGCGTGGCCGGACATCATGATGACCGGCATGGTCAGCAAGCCATCGCGTTGCCATTCCTTGAGCAGCGTCACGCCGTCAGTATCGGGCATCCAGATATCCAGCAAAACCAGATCCGGCTTGGCCGCAGCACGCAGTTCACGCGCCTGCTGTGCATTTTCTGCTGTTGCTACGACATGTCCTTCATCTCCCAGGATTTCCGACAGCAACTCCCGTATTCCCATTTCGTCATCAACAACTAGAATATTGGCCATCTGTTCACCTCCCTCATCATGATCGTCATCCTCTTTTGCAAGTCCTGTAGTCAGACTTTGTCAGGAGGATAACTTTAACAGCAAAATTGCCACTTTTGCACCATTTGTGCTGGTCCTGTTTTTGATGTCGATACGTCCACCGTGTTCCTCAATAATTTTTTTCACCATTGCAAGACCCAGACCCGTACCGCGCGGTTTGGATGTGATATAGGGTTCAAATGCATGCGCGAGAATTTTCGGCGAGAAGCCGGGGCCGGTATCGGTAATCGACAGTTGTACCGCATTGCTCACGGTGCCATCCGAACTTCTATAATGGATTTCTTCCGTAATAATATCAATACGTGCAGTCGATTCCTGCCTGATCTGATCGGCCACTGCATCCTGCGCATTTTGCAATAGATTGTGTATGACCTGACGCAGTTGCGTCGCGTCGCCCATGACCAGCGGTAATCCTTCGGCCAGTCTAGCGTGAATGATGTCGCGCTCGTCGCCCGTCTGATAGAGATGCAGAATTTCTTCAATCAGCGCATTCAGATCCAGTGGCGACAATACGGCGGGTGGCGTTTTGGCGTAGTCGCGGAAATCGTCGACCATGCGCTGCATCGCCGATACCTGGTTGACGATGGTGGCAGTACTGCGCTCTAGTATCCGGGCATCCTGTTCGTTCAGCTTGCCTTCCAGTTTCATCTGCAGACGTTCGGCGGAGAGTTGAATTGGCGTCAGCGGATTCTTGATTTCATGCGCCAGGCGTCGCGCGACTTCGCCCCAGGCGATCGAACGCTGCGCTGAAATGACATCGGAAATATCATCGAACACCACTACATAGCCGCTATCCCTGGCGGCCGGCAGGCGCGAACCGCGCGCCAGCAATGAGATATCGTTTTCTGCTTCGGCGCCACCCATGCGACGCGGCACATCGATCTGATGCTGCCAATGCAAATTGCCGGTATCGGCGCCGCCGGCGGCAGATTGCGCGCTTTGTTCCGAAAAGGATTGCGTGATCACTTGTGCAAATGCACTCAGGCCATCGATCTCTTGCAAGGGTTTGCCGATATGCTGGGCAAAATCATGCTGCAGAATACGCTCCACCGATTCGTTGCAGGTGACCAGCTTGAAATTGCGATCCAGCACCATCACGCCGGCCGACATATTCGCCAGCACTGACTCCAGATAGCCTTTGGCGTTTTCCAGTTCGGCGCGATTTTTCTCCACCGAGGCGCGTGCATCGGACAGTTGGCGCGTCATCATATTGAAGGATTGCGTCAACGTGCCGAGCTCGTCGGAGGTGGTGACGATAGGACGCGGAGAGAGATTGCCTTCCGCGACAGCCTTGGTTCCCTCTGCCAGCAGCAACAGCGGTTTGGCCAGGTCGCTGGCGATCAGGAAGGCGCCGGCAATGGCGCCGAAAATTGCCAGCAGCAATGTCAGCGTCAGTGTCACGATATAGATTTTGCGCAAGCCGGTACGAGCGAGATAGCGTTCCTGATATTCACTATAAGCCACGCGCAATGCTTCTGCATTCGCAGCCAGTTGTTCCGGTACCGGCTGCAGCAATTGCAGATAACGCGATTCGGATTGCAGCGACAACTCCTTGCTGGAATTTGGAATCGCAATGACCACGCGCAGGCGCAGGCTGTTCGCAGGATTGGCGGCAGAGGCGGTAATAGTATTGGTTTTGGCGTTGCTGGCGGAGGGGCTGTTGTCCTGAAAATCCGTGTTGCCCTCGATGACGGCGTAAGCGCGTGTCAGGCGCGCCTGTCGCAGCATTGCCGCAGTCGGAAGATCCGGCAGCAGCGCACTGAGTTGCGAGCCGGAACTGGCAATCATCTGACCGTTGCTGCTGACAATGACTGCTTCCAGCATCGAATTCTGATCGCGCAGGCGCGACAGCTGTGTGATCTGGGTCGCTTCCGATGCGTCTGATAATTCCAGCGCCATGCTGCGCGCCTTGATTCGCAACTCATCGAGCGAGGAATCGAGTGCGGAGCGGCCGAGGTTGAGGCCGGATTCCAGCGCGGATTCGACGCGTACGTCAAACCACGATTCAATCGAGCGCGAAACGAATTGCACGGACACCGTGTAGATCACTGCCCCCGGCAGGATGCCTATCATGGCGAATAACAGGACCAGCCGGGCCATCAGTTTGGAACCGAACTTGCCACGCTTGTAGCGTTTGTACAGACGTATCAGCAACAGGGTAACCAGACCCAGCAATGCGGCGGCGACGACGGCATTGAGAATCAGCAGCCACGGATAGTTCCGTTCAAACAGGTTGGAATTTTCAGATGCGGAAGCGAGCAGAAACAACAAGATGCTGATAACGGCCCCGCCAACAACCAGTAAATAGCGAAGCAGCCGTGTCACTGCGGTTCCACCGTATAGATGAAGTGCTTCCAGTTGGAAGACAGGCGCCAGTCGCTGCTATTGAGCGCGTGTACCTGGAACGGTTTCGGCAACTGGGCGACGTCGAGCTGCATGCGCACTGCAACCGCATAGGACTGCCCGGGTTTCAATGCGTTTTTGTCGGCCACTACCCAGCGATTGGGACGGCGTACCAGCGACAGAGCGTCGTCCAGTGTCTGGAAGCTTTGTTGCAGACGGCCGGTAATGGCCGCGTGATACTGGCGTGTCAATACGTTGTACGAGATGCGGATGGTTTGCGAGTCGACAATTTCCTTTGAATCAAACCAGTACCAGCGCGGTTTGGTGATTTCGATTTCCGTCGTGAAGTACAGCGGAATGCCACGCGTCAGCGCATCTTCCAGTCCGCGGTTCAAATTGAAGACGAAGGTGGCGGAGAGCCGGTAGCCTTGAGCGCTGTCTTCCAGGTGCGCTTGTTCGATTTCAATGCCATCGGCTGCACGTGCATAATCCAGTTGCAGCGAGAACGCCAGCAATAAGGTAGTGCACAACCAGTAGAAAGGAATGAAAAGTTTTTGTTTCACGCGTGAGAGCAGAACAATCGCCTGGCAGGTTGAAAAAGTAAGTGGAAAGGTCAAGTTCCGGATTTTTGAAACAGGGCGTAAAACAGGCCGTCATGGTCATCTTCTGCATTGGCCGTCGGCAGCAACTGACCGGGCGCCGGCAATCGGATGGCACGATTACGTACTGCGAACGCCGCTGCCTGCGCTTCCGATTCCTGCGGCCACAACGAGCAAGTCACAAACAGCAATTTACCATCGGCTTGCAGCATCTGCCAAAGGTTGTCGAGAATTTGTGCTGAAATCGCCGCTAGTTGTACTGCATCGCTTTTGCGCCGCAGCCAGCGAATATCCGGGTGCCGTCGCACGATGCCGGATGCAGTACACGGCACGTCGGCCAGAATGCGCTCGAAGGGTTTGCCATCCCACCAGCTATTACCGGTGGCATCGCCAACCAGTAAAGAGGCGTTCAATTGCAGGCGCTGTAAATTTTCGGTGATGCGTGGCAGGCGGCGCTCATCGCTATCGAGCGCGGTGAGTTCAACTACGGCAGTTTCCAGAATGTGTCCGCTTTTGCCGCCCGGTGCGGCGCATGCATCGAGCACGCGCATGCCGTCGCGCAGATCGAGCAGGGGCGCGGCAAGCTGGGCCGCCGCATCCTGTACCGATACCAGGCCGTCGCTGAAGCCGGGAATCTGATTCACCGGCGTGGGTTGCGCCAGGCGCACGGCGACCGGGCCGATCAAGGTGGCGGCTATACCTTGTTGCGCCAGCAGGGCGAGATAATCGCTGACGCTGATTTTGCGTTGATTGACACGCAGGGTCAGCGGCGGCGCGGCATTGCCGGCTTCGAGTATGGCCTGCCAATCACGCGGATACGCGGAGCGCATGCGATCTATCCACCAGTCCGGATAATTCCAGCGCGCCAGTTGCGTGCCGGCCGCACTTTTCATCAGTGCATCCCGTTCGCGCAAAAAGCGGCGCAGGATCGCGTTGACCATCCCCTTGGCGTGCGCCATGTCGGTATCGGCGGCAGCGGCCGTGACGGCTTGATCGACTACCGTAAATGCGCTGTAGCGTGCGCCCGAGACCGCTTCTTCAGGGTCGGAAATCAAGGCCAGCGCGCAGCATAGCAAACCATGCAGGATAGGCGGTTCGGTTTGCTTGGTCGTCATCGCATTGAGCAAGGCTTCGGCACGGCCGATGTGACGCATGCAATGATAGGAAATATCCTGAATCGCACCGCGCGCCTGCGGCGTGGCATTAGTTTGCGCAAAAATCCGGGCCAGCGACTGCGGCAGTGCGATGCCGCGGCCGACATCGGCCACCGCCTGGGCTGCGCCGTGCAAGGTAAAGGAAAGCGAATCCGGTTTTAAATGTATGGTTGTCACGTTGGATATGGGTTGGAGCCGGGTGTGTGCCATGCAAGACCGCAGCCACGTTGCCGTGGCGCATGGTTTCTGAATTTTCAATGGTGTGATTGTAACGGCGCCAGCCGGTGTGCGCGCATCGCGGCGGGATAAATTGCGGAAGTTTCTTGTTTTTGTGTGCAGAGTGTATGCCGGCAGTGTCTGATCGCAACGGATAGGTTTGTTGTGCCGGTAACAGGAAGGATGCAAGCGGAGTCAGTTTTGCAATGGCAACTGCTCCGCTTTTATCATTTTATGCAACCCTGCTTCAGGGCGCATGTCTGGTATCGTCTAGACACCCCACATCACATCCCGGTTTTCCGCCCGTGCGGCACGCAGCATTTCCAGTAGCGGATAGGCGCGTGTTGAAAAATGAACGGCTTCCGGTTGTTCGTGCTCGTTATCGTCGCCGTCTTCGCCATGATGGGCGACGATATCACGCTTCACCGCTTCGGACGCAAAATGCGCCTTGCTTTCGGTTATTTCGCCTTCCAGCAATTTGATGGCGTTGTCCGTTTCTGCTGCGGTGATGACGCCGCGTTTAGGATCTTTATGCAGAAGATCGAAAATGCGTTTGGCATGTTCTTCATACATCATTACCTCGGCGGCAGCTTTGGATTTGAACGTGATTAACATGGGCAGTCTCCTTCAGGTTGACTATGACAAAACGATAGCACGATTTCAATATGGGCTCTAGCGTTGTTATGCATGCGCAGCTTTACGTTCATCATACAGATTTGGACAGTGATCAATCGCTGTTAATTCAATTTGAACGACTGGAAAAATGTATCGACAATATCGCGTCCGACGGCTTTTTCGGGGCCCGTTACAACGAGTTGGTACACGCGTTTTTCCTTGGCAATGAAACGCGCAAACAGAATGCGTGTTTGACCGTTCGCGGCGGGCCCGGTCGCTTCTATTTCAGTGACGGCCACGGTGCCTGGCGCCTGCATCGATTGCGGCATCGTCAATACTTTTTCCTGACTGATCTTGCCGCTGATGTTGTTGACCAGTGCGGTTTTCATCGCGGCGGCGGAAACCTGTGCCTGCGTGGCATCGCTCAATTCGGCAGTGCCGACGGCGAATGTCACGCCGTCGACTTCCGATGCAACCATCGTCATCGAGGCGGGAATGCCGTTCAAATCGATCTTGCGTGAAAATGTGGTCGGCTTGGTCGGCAGGGCGATGACATAGCTGGCGTTATCGCTGTGCACTTCGCGCCAGTCGTATTTGGGCGAGCAGGCAGACAGGAAAAGAACTGTTGCTACAAGGGTGGCATGACGGAACAGTGCGAGTGGAAGTTTCATGTGGATGTAAATCGGATGCGATGTGAACATGGTACACCGCGACTGTCGCTATTTTCTGCATCGATTTAAAATTGCAGGCGCGCGGAATGCTTGCCGTGTCGCCAAGCGCGTAGAATCTGCCCGGATTCTGAAGGCGTATCATTCATTTCAAAATGTGTCATAAGGCGTACATCGATGGGAAAATTGCTGGCGATTGACGGTTTGAATATCGTGCGGCGCGTGTACGAAGCCAATGTGGAACCGGATACGGCGGCCAAGGCGGACGCTGCCTTGCGTCATTCACTGGCCTCGTTCAGAAAACTACTGGCGACGCATCAACCCACGCATGTGCTGCCGGCCTTCGATTTTGGCGGTCATACATGGCGTCACGATCTGTATCCGCAATATCGCGAAAAGCGCGAGCCGATGCCGGAAGTTTTAAGGGAGCGCCTGCCGGATTTTTATGCGCAACTTTCCGCGCTCGGCCTCAAGGTCATCTCCGCTCCAGAAGTGGAAGCCGATGATGTCATTGCAACGGGCGTCATGCGCTGGCTGGGTGAAGGTCGCGGTGATGCTGTCATTGCTTCCACCGACAAGGATTTGCATGTGCTGATTGCACATGGCGCGGTGATCTGGGATCACTTTAAAAGCGAATGGCACGACAGCAAATGGGTAGAGGAAAAATTCGGCGTGCCGCCGGAAATGCTGGCCGATTTGCTGGCCTTGATGGGCGATGTATCCGACAGTATTCCCGGCGTTTCCAAAGTGGGTGTCAAGACCGCTGCCAAGCTGCTGCAAAGCTACGGCAATATCGAACGCATCATGGCGGGTGCGGGTATCCTCAAGGATGGTCTGGGCGAAAGACTGCGCAAGGATAGTGCGCAGCTCGCGATTTCCCGCCAACTGGTTGAATTGAAAACCGATGTGCGTATGGGCGTGACATGGAACATGCTGGCATTTGATTCTGCGCAATTTGCCTGATACGCCACGCATGCAAACCTGCGGCCACCAATCAACTCTCATTATTGAAACGAATTTTTATGACTGAAGCCGATCAACGTTATATGGTCCAGCAACGCAAAATGGCAGCTGGGGAAAAGGATGCGCCCGTGTACGCCAAAACCATGCGCAGCAAGGAAGGTGTTTTCGAAGGCGTATCTTTTATCCGCAATCGCGAAAAGGCATCCGTGATGACGTTGGCAGAAGCGCAAGAAGCGGTGGCATGGGCCAAGAAGAAAAAGCCGCTGGCAGTCTTGTATGAAACCAGCATTATTCCCGCAGAATAAAAAGCCTTGAGTTGTTAAGCGCTCGTTGCAGGGACAAGGGGGAAGATAGTGTATTTCTGGGTAAGGACAGGCATGAACTTGAAGATACGGCACGTACTTGTCGGTAGTGCGCTTGCTTGCGCTGCCTGAGCTGTGATGCTGCCTGTTCAGGCATCCTCTCCCGACGCATGGAAAGTTTTATACGATGCGACGGCGACTGCCTGTGTGAAGCAAAGTGGCTTGAAGAAGCCCAGGGTAATCGAAGGTCCCGTGTTGTTTTCGAATGTCATTCTGTACAAGATCAAGGGGACTTGGCAGCAAGCTCACATGAAGGGGAGAGCCGGCAAAGTCTACTGTCTGCATCCCTATCCAAATGGCGAGCCTGAAATTGTTGATGCGCCTTAGTTGGTTTTGTCGGGCATGTTCGTGAAGTTATCACTACAGGCCCTGCGCCTACTGTTCGCGCAAGGCCCGTCTGTATTGAATCGCTTCCGCCACATGCGCTTGGCGGATGATGGACGCGCCGTCCAGGTCGGCTATCGTGCGTGCGACTTTCAATACGCGATGGTAGGCGCGCGCCGACCAGTTCAGGCGTGTCATTGCGGTGCGCAACAACTGTTCACCCGCCTCATCCGGTTTGCAATGGCTATCCATTTCGCTGCTAGACAACAAGTGATTGTGTTTTCCCTGCCGCGATAATTGGCGTGTGGATGCGTGTGCAACGCGCGCTGCGACATGCTCCGATGATTCACCGGTCGATTGCTTGAGTAAATCTTCATGCGCGAGTGCACCGACTTGAATTTGCATGTCGATACGATCCAGCAAGGGGCCGGAAATTTTTCCTTGATAGCGTGTGATGACATCCGGCGTGCAGCGGCACTTGTTTGAGGGGTGGCCGAGATAGCCGCATGGACAGGGGTTCATCGCTGCAAGCAGCTGGAACCGGGCCGGGAAATCCGCTTGTCGCGCGGCGCGTGAAATGGTGATCTGTCCCGATTCCAGCGGTTCGCGCAATACTTCCAGCACGGCGCGGCTGAACTCCGGAAGTTCGTCGAGAAACAGCACGCCGCGATGCGCGAGCGAGATTTCTCCAGGGCGCGGCGTGCCGCCACCGCCAACCAGCGCGACACCGGATGCCGTGTGATGTGGGGATCTGTATGGTCGTACTTTCCAGCGCGCGGTGGTGAAGCCGCTGGTGAGCGAGAGTACGGCTGCCGATTCCAGCGCTTCCTCATCCGTCATCGGCGGCAGGATGCCGGCAAAGCGGGCCGCCAGCATCGACTTCCCGGTGCCCGGCGGCCCGACCATCAGCATACTGTGACCGCCGGCGGCGGCAACTTCCAGTGCGCGTTTTGCCTGCGCCTGCCCTTTTACATCGGCCAGATCCGGGTAGCTCGGGCGGGTGCTGATCAATGTGGCAATGTGGCGCGTCAGACGCGCATCGGAATCCGGGGCGGCAAAGTGGGCGCAAACCTGCAATAGGGAATCGGCGGGCAGTATCGTGACGTCGCGCACCAGCGCGGCTTCGTCTGCGTTCATGCGCGGCAAAATGAACGCGCGTGGCGGAGCGTTTTTATCGCTGTTGCGATGGATCGCAAAGGTCATTGCCAGTGCGCCGCGTATCGGTCGCAGTTCGCCCGATAGCGACAATTCGCCGGCAAATTCGTATTCTGTCAGTGCATCGCCGGGGATCTGGCCCGATGCGGCAAGTATGCCGAGTGCGATAGGCAGATCGAAGCGGCCGGATTCCTTGGGCAGATCGGCCGGTGCCAGGTTGACGGTGATTCTGCGGGCAGGAAACTCAAAACCGGCGTTCTGCAAGGCGGCGCGCACGCGATCCTTGGATTCCTTGACCTCGGTTTCCGGTAAACCAACGATGGTGAATTGCGGCAGTCCATTTGCCAGATGGACTTCTACTGTCACTTCCGGTGCGAGCATGCCCGCCAGTGCGCGACTCTTCAGGACAGCCAGGCTCATGAAATTCCTTTTTAGGATTCAGTGTGCAATTGTTGCCGCAATCAGTGTTTGCCGTGTCTGCTGTGTTCAAGAAGGGTAATGGCGGCTTTCACGATCGCGAACATCAGCGCCCGCTCCTTGCTTGGATGATCCGAAATATGCACGATAGTTGTGCCGATATGGATGGCCTTGCCATGCGGATCGTCAGGTAGGTGCTGGTAAGCAATGTTCAGTTCGTATTCTGCAAGCAAGGGGCCACAGGCTTGCCAGTCGCGCGTCCATTTGGGCAAGACGGTGGCGTTTTCCCACAAGGAGCCTGCACTTTCGCAAAACTCTTCGACATTGTGATGACCCAGCAGTTGCGCCAGATGGCGCTCCTTGGATACGCAACTGCGGAAATATTCTTCATCGCTCATACGCATGGCGCCACCTGTTCCCGAGATATTTCAACAGACCACCCTTGCTGGCCGTAGTCCTACGCTTGTTTTTTCATTTGCGCTTCCAGTGCCGCGACCTGCGCTTCCAGTGCCTCCAGTTTGGCGCGGGTAGTGGCAAGTACTTGTGCCTGGGTGTCGAACTCTTCACGCGTGACCAGATCCAGTTTGGAAAACCCCTGCCCCATCATCGCCTTCACATTCTTTTCTATATCCTTGACGGGTGAGTTTTCCAGCACTTGATTGATCTTTTCTTGCATGTCGTTAAAAAAATTGAACTTGTCCATACTGAACCTCTTAAAAAATGAATTATTTAGCACCAATAAAGTGCAACCCATATGAATGTGCGCTAGGAAAGTGCATATTTAAAGATGGGTATGCGCCCAAATAGTATTGGACAACGATTAATAGTAAAAATGATAATACATCATGCTTAAAAAAGCTGGCATGAGTCCTGCTAAATGTAGTCCGAGGACAACCAATTCTGGTTCTATATTTAACTTTAAGGGGAATATCATGAAAAAACTGATTCTTGCCGCCGCAGTAATGAGCGTGTTTGCTGGCAGCCTGGCTCACGCAGAAGACGTCATTCCGGAACACACGTTTACCGGCAATGTGACGTTGGCGACCGACTATCGTTTTCGCGGTCTTTCCCAAACATTTAAAGAGCCTACCATCCAGGGCGGTTTCGACTATGCGCATTCGAGCGGCTTCTACGTCGGCAACTGGAACTCGAATGTAGATACCAGCGCGATCAATAACGGCAACATTGAAATGGATCTGTACGGCGGCTACAAATTTGCCATTGCTCCCGATCTGACCGGTGATGTCGGTGTGCTGCATTACTACTATCCAGGCGCAGAAACTGCAGCCGGCAAAAGCAT
It encodes the following:
- a CDS encoding Hypothetical protein (Evidence 5 : No homology to any previously reported sequences), which encodes MLITFKSKAAAEVMMYEEHAKRIFDLLHKDPKRGVITAAETDNAIKLLEGEITESKAHFASEAVKRDIVAHHGEDGDDNEHEQPEAVHFSTRAYPLLEMLRAARAENRDVMWGV
- a CDS encoding Putative 5'-3' exonuclease (Evidence 3 : Function proposed based on presence of conserved amino acid motif, structural feature or limited homology; Product type pe : putative enzyme): MGKLLAIDGLNIVRRVYEANVEPDTAAKADAALRHSLASFRKLLATHQPTHVLPAFDFGGHTWRHDLYPQYREKREPMPEVLRERLPDFYAQLSALGLKVISAPEVEADDVIATGVMRWLGEGRGDAVIASTDKDLHVLIAHGAVIWDHFKSEWHDSKWVEEKFGVPPEMLADLLALMGDVSDSIPGVSKVGVKTAAKLLQSYGNIERIMAGAGILKDGLGERLRKDSAQLAISRQLVELKTDVRMGVTWNMLAFDSAQFA
- a CDS encoding putative 16S rRNA methyltransferase B (Evidence 3 : Function proposed based on presence of conserved amino acid motif, structural feature or limited homology; Product type pe : putative enzyme), with protein sequence MRSCMAHTRLQPISNVTTIHLKPDSLSFTLHGAAQAVADVGRGIALPQSLARIFAQTNATPQARGAIQDISYHCMRHIGRAEALLNAMTTKQTEPPILHGLLCCALALISDPEEAVSGARYSAFTVVDQAVTAAAADTDMAHAKGMVNAILRRFLRERDALMKSAAGTQLARWNYPDWWIDRMRSAYPRDWQAILEAGNAAPPLTLRVNQRKISVSDYLALLAQQGIAATLIGPVAVRLAQPTPVNQIPGFSDGLVSVQDAAAQLAAPLLDLRDGMRVLDACAAPGGKSGHILETAVVELTALDSDERRLPRITENLQRLQLNASLLVGDATGNSWWDGKPFERILADVPCTASGIVRRHPDIRWLRRKSDAVQLAAISAQILDNLWQMLQADGKLLFVTCSLWPQESEAQAAAFAVRNRAIRLPAPGQLLPTANAEDDHDGLFYALFQKSGT
- a CDS encoding conserved hypothetical protein; putative exported protein (Evidence 4 : Homologs of previously reported genes of unknown function) yields the protein MKQKLFIPFYWLCTTLLLAFSLQLDYARAADGIEIEQAHLEDSAQGYRLSATFVFNLNRGLEDALTRGIPLYFTTEIEITKPRWYWFDSKEIVDSQTIRISYNVLTRQYHAAITGRLQQSFQTLDDALSLVRRPNRWVVADKNALKPGQSYAVAVRMQLDVAQLPKPFQVHALNSSDWRLSSNWKHFIYTVEPQ
- a CDS encoding conserved hypothetical protein (Evidence 4 : Homologs of previously reported genes of unknown function), whose product is MRMSDEEYFRSCVSKERHLAQLLGHHNVEEFCESAGSLWENATVLPKWTRDWQACGPLLAEYELNIAYQHLPDDPHGKAIHIGTTIVHISDHPSKERALMFAIVKAAITLLEHSRHGKH
- a CDS encoding conserved hypothetical protein (Evidence 4 : Homologs of previously reported genes of unknown function), giving the protein MDKFNFFNDMQEKINQVLENSPVKDIEKNVKAMMGQGFSKLDLVTREEFDTQAQVLATTRAKLEALEAQVAALEAQMKKQA
- a CDS encoding hypothetical protein (Evidence 5 : No homology to any previously reported sequences) → MLPVQASSPDAWKVLYDATATACVKQSGLKKPRVIEGPVLFSNVILYKIKGTWQQAHMKGRAGKVYCLHPYPNGEPEIVDAP
- the comM gene encoding Competence protein ComM (Evidence 2a : Function of homologous gene experimentally demonstrated in an other organism; PubMedId : 9457884; Product type cp : cell process) gives rise to the protein MSLAVLKSRALAGMLAPEVTVEVHLANGLPQFTIVGLPETEVKESKDRVRAALQNAGFEFPARRITVNLAPADLPKESGRFDLPIALGILAASGQIPGDALTEYEFAGELSLSGELRPIRGALAMTFAIHRNSDKNAPPRAFILPRMNADEAALVRDVTILPADSLLQVCAHFAAPDSDARLTRHIATLISTRPSYPDLADVKGQAQAKRALEVAAAGGHSMLMVGPPGTGKSMLAARFAGILPPMTDEEALESAAVLSLTSGFTTARWKVRPYRSPHHTASGVALVGGGGTPRPGEISLAHRGVLFLDELPEFSRAVLEVLREPLESGQITISRAARQADFPARFQLLAAMNPCPCGYLGHPSNKCRCTPDVITRYQGKISGPLLDRIDMQIQVGALAHEDLLKQSTGESSEHVAARVAHASTRQLSRQGKHNHLLSSSEMDSHCKPDEAGEQLLRTAMTRLNWSARAYHRVLKVARTIADLDGASIIRQAHVAEAIQYRRALREQ
- a CDS encoding conserved hypothetical protein (Evidence 4 : Homologs of previously reported genes of unknown function), encoding MFTSHPIYIHMKLPLALFRHATLVATVLFLSACSPKYDWREVHSDNASYVIALPTKPTTFSRKIDLNGIPASMTMVASEVDGVTFAVGTAELSDATQAQVSAAAMKTALVNNISGKISQEKVLTMPQSMQAPGTVAVTEIEATGPAANGQTRILFARFIAKEKRVYQLVVTGPEKAVGRDIVDTFFQSFKLN
- a CDS encoding hypothetical protein (Evidence 5 : No homology to any previously reported sequences): MTEADQRYMVQQRKMAAGEKDAPVYAKTMRSKEGVFEGVSFIRNREKASVMTLAEAQEAVAWAKKKKPLAVLYETSIIPAE
- a CDS encoding putative two-component response regulator containing CheY-like receiver (Evidence 3 : Function proposed based on presence of conserved amino acid motif, structural feature or limited homology; Product type pr : putative regulator); this translates as MANILVVDDEMGIRELLSEILGDEGHVVATAENAQQARELRAAAKPDLVLLDIWMPDTDGVTLLKEWQRDGLLTMPVIMMSGHATIDTAVEATRIGALNFLEKPISLQKLLKAVQQGISRGQEVSRVASIPVRAPIIHNDTHLSSDRSHQPLAGISYPTSTPVSLMSADTQFFTTSFELPLREARDAFERAYFEHHLGQEGGSMTRVAEKTGLERTHLYRKLKQLGVEPGKIAKKG
- a CDS encoding putative two-component sensor kinase (Evidence 3 : Function proposed based on presence of conserved amino acid motif, structural feature or limited homology; Product type prc : putative receptor) produces the protein MTRLLRYLLVVGGAVISILLFLLASASENSNLFERNYPWLLILNAVVAAALLGLVTLLLIRLYKRYKRGKFGSKLMARLVLLFAMIGILPGAVIYTVSVQFVSRSIESWFDVRVESALESGLNLGRSALDSSLDELRIKARSMALELSDASEATQITQLSRLRDQNSMLEAVIVSSNGQMIASSGSQLSALLPDLPTAAMLRQARLTRAYAVIEGNTDFQDNSPSASNAKTNTITASAANPANSLRLRVVIAIPNSSKELSLQSESRYLQLLQPVPEQLAANAEALRVAYSEYQERYLARTGLRKIYIVTLTLTLLLAIFGAIAGAFLIASDLAKPLLLLAEGTKAVAEGNLSPRPIVTTSDELGTLTQSFNMMTRQLSDARASVEKNRAELENAKGYLESVLANMSAGVMVLDRNFKLVTCNESVERILQHDFAQHIGKPLQEIDGLSAFAQVITQSFSEQSAQSAAGGADTGNLHWQHQIDVPRRMGGAEAENDISLLARGSRLPAARDSGYVVVFDDISDVISAQRSIAWGEVARRLAHEIKNPLTPIQLSAERLQMKLEGKLNEQDARILERSTATIVNQVSAMQRMVDDFRDYAKTPPAVLSPLDLNALIEEILHLYQTGDERDIIHARLAEGLPLVMGDATQLRQVIHNLLQNAQDAVADQIRQESTARIDIITEEIHYRSSDGTVSNAVQLSITDTGPGFSPKILAHAFEPYITSKPRGTGLGLAMVKKIIEEHGGRIDIKNRTSTNGAKVAILLLKLSS